The Musa acuminata AAA Group cultivar baxijiao chromosome BXJ1-8, Cavendish_Baxijiao_AAA, whole genome shotgun sequence genomic sequence TGCTCTTCGGCTTTCTTCATCCTCCCTTGCTCTTTTCCTGCCTTTTCTCTGTCACACTTGGCTACTCTTCTCTTCTGTTTTCTGGTCGAACACCTGCTGGTGTTTGTTATGTTGATGGGAATACACATGATGAATGGTAGCCAAAGCTTCTTTTCCAAAGAAATCTTGTGAGATCATATCGAACCTTTGATGAACGACTCATCATGTTGTGCTGTGGTTCACATTAGGGTCAACAATTGAAGCAACTCAAAAGTCCAAAAGTAGTACGCAAGATGTACGTGACACTGACTGTACCATATTCTTGACCACCAAACCACGGGCCACAAAACGGTGTGTGGGTTTGACGGCAGACAATACTCATTAATGGTTATTGACTCGATCCAACGCTTTGATCGCCGGTATGCAGTCTTAAGTTGTGAATGACAGCTGCAGGATTCTGGCTGACGTTCTAATTGCGTGAGGATGACGATAACTTGTCATCCACTGCAGTTTGAATCGGCAGTGGTTGACTTTGAACGAAGAGCTTTGGTCTCTCGCTCCTTCGTTTGATCACGGAATGCCATGTCTGCTCACTGCATCAGGGAAGCTCTTCAGTTTCATACAGCCACAGAACAGCAGTCGACGAAGGCAGGGGAAGTCACCAGCCTCCACTCCACACCACTCTTCCCACTCGTACATGCCGTCGAATTCAAGCGTCTCCAAGGCCGGGAATGCCTTCGAGTCCCCGCccccgccgccgtcgccgccgcagAACTCGCGGCCGACGCGCTTGATGCTGGGGAAGTATCTTATCAGCAGGTGCTTGAGCGATGGCAGCTGCCCGAGTGGTGGGAGGATCTCACATTTGCGGCAGTCGTCCAGCGTAATGGACGCTAGTTTGGAGAAGACGGGATCGCCCATCCAGCTGCTTGATAGTTTGCTGCCGTAGTAATGCTGAATCACCAATTCTTTGAGGTCGCCATGAGGACGAAGGCTTTCGAGCATGGCTTCCTGTGATTCCTGGATCTTCCTCTGGCACTGTATCATCTCCTCCCTTGTTCTCTTCGGCTTGTCAGGCTTGCATTCTACATCGATATCGATTCTGTCAATCCAcatgtcatcttcttcttcctcatcttccACCACTACCGCCACCCCCATGCATTGTTGTGCTTCATCTTCTTCATGGCTGACTGCTGCTTCGATGCGACAGTTCATGCATCTGAATCCTGTAGACCTCGGTGCCACGCCACGATGGTAGCAGTCGTCATTGGGATCGCACCACCGGAGAGTCAACTTCTCTATGTGTTCTTTGTGCATCAATCCGGCCGCCTTggcatcatcaacatcatcaacGTTATGGAGGCCAATGATTCGAAGCTCTCCTCTCAGGTTCACCAACCTCCCCAGCTCTCTTATCACGAAGTGTTCCGACTCCTTCCCGATGTAAACTATCGATAAGGTTTGCAGACCGACAAGTCTCCCGATACCATGATGCAGATGAACATGATCGCAGGCATTTAGCAGATCAACGTGACGAAGGTTTGTCAGATACCCAATGCTCTTCGGAAGTGCCGTCAGACCACCACAACTTCGCAGCTCCAATGTCTGCAGATTGTGAAGCTTGCCCAACTCCTCCGGCAACCATCGAATTCTAGTGTTGCTGAGTCCGAGAAAACGCAGGAGCTTCATGTTGCCAACTGAATCCGGCAGATGGTCGATATCCGTGTCGCTCAAATCTAAAGCTCTCAGGCATTTCAGATCTCGGAACAAGTTATCTGAGAAGGATAGATGAGCTATATCGTCATTGTAATGGTACCACCAGTTGCTCTTGAATGCCGAATTGACTGACTTGATCACAAGCAGAATTGTGCGCAGTGAATTAGCTTCACTTTCCAGCTCCAAATTCACATCCGCGAGGGAATCCACAGCCACCAAACACAGATGCCGGGCCTCCTTAGAAACAGAGCAAACCTTCATGTTCTTCACCCTGCAACACTGTTCGCCCAACACGAACTCTGCCAAGTCATGAATGAGATGATGCACCACAAAGGTTTGATCAGCAACATGCGAGGCCAGAAAGAATGACCTGCTTAGCAATTCATCGAAGTACTCCGAGCCGATCTCTTCCGATAGCTTCCCTTCTCGAGGATGAACAAATCCTTGAGCCATCCATAAACGAACGATTCGGTCTTTCGTGAACAGGAAATCTTTCGGAAACACAGAGCAGAATGCGACGCATGACTGCAAATGTGGTGGCAGGTTGTGGTAGCTTATCCTCAGAGCAGGCAAATTGTGGTTCTCTTCCTCATCTGCATCATTCCAAAGGGTGCTCTTTGAGACACGACTCCATATCTCTGCTTTAGTTTCGGATTGCAGAAGAGCAGCAAGCATTTTTACAGACAATGGCGAGCCCTTGCACTTTTCGACGATCTCTTTGCCGATTCTAACCAAATTGGCCTCTGGATGACCAGTTCGGGATCCAAATGCAAGACTTTGGAACAATCTCCAACTGTTTTCCTCTGGTAAGCTACTGAGATGATAGAGAGGCATGTTCTCGGTGACAGCAGTGACTCTTTCACTGCTTGTGGCCAGTATGATCTTGCTTCCTCCATGTCCGAGGCTCAGTTGCAGGTTCACGGTCGCCCAGAGATGGAGATTCTCGTCACAGAAATCATCCAAGACAAGCAAGAATCTTTCTTCCTCCAACTCGCGTTTGATGCAGCGGTCGAGATAGTTCGGTTGTGAGTAGATCCAGTGCCCCTTTCCTGAGAACTCGACCCTCCAATCCCTCAACGTGATGGCCTCCATGATCTCTCTTCTCAGCGTCGTCGCGTCGAAATCCCTCGACATGCGAACCCATCCCCGACGGGGGAAGTGCTCTCGAACCCCCGGGTCGTTGCACACGAGCTGGAGAAGGGTGGTTTTCCCTGCTCCAGGTGATCCAACGATGGCGATGACGGGGGGGTTCTCTGGCGTTTCGGACAGCACCAACTCGGTCACCTTCTTCTTGTCTTCCTCTCGACCGAACACCTCGGTTTGTTTCACGACGAACTCACCACATCGTG encodes the following:
- the LOC135680359 gene encoding putative disease resistance protein At3g14460 — protein: MATPILSSLSRSIHELETAICTSSHPWTRVRDDLNQLESTLRRVQAVVDQAEERQWRDERVRSWLAELQGVACDAEDVLDELDFEVSRPPRSSPASGEEEEVHSSVTSLSCEIEKIRGRFGETLEQTDGLRLKATERTWPRCGEFVVKQTEVFGREEDKKKVTELVLSETPENPPVIAIVGSPGAGKTTLLQLVCNDPGVREHFPRRGWVRMSRDFDATTLRREIMEAITLRDWRVEFSGKGHWIYSQPNYLDRCIKRELEEERFLLVLDDFCDENLHLWATVNLQLSLGHGGSKIILATSSERVTAVTENMPLYHLSSLPEENSWRLFQSLAFGSRTGHPEANLVRIGKEIVEKCKGSPLSVKMLAALLQSETKAEIWSRVSKSTLWNDADEEENHNLPALRISYHNLPPHLQSCVAFCSVFPKDFLFTKDRIVRLWMAQGFVHPREGKLSEEIGSEYFDELLSRSFFLASHVADQTFVVHHLIHDLAEFVLGEQCCRVKNMKVCSVSKEARHLCLVAVDSLADVNLELESEANSLRTILLVIKSVNSAFKSNWWYHYNDDIAHLSFSDNLFRDLKCLRALDLSDTDIDHLPDSVGNMKLLRFLGLSNTRIRWLPEELGKLHNLQTLELRSCGGLTALPKSIGYLTNLRHVDLLNACDHVHLHHGIGRLVGLQTLSIVYIGKESEHFVIRELGRLVNLRGELRIIGLHNVDDVDDAKAAGLMHKEHIEKLTLRWCDPNDDCYHRGVAPRSTGFRCMNCRIEAAVSHEEDEAQQCMGVAVVVEDEEEEDDMWIDRIDIDVECKPDKPKRTREEMIQCQRKIQESQEAMLESLRPHGDLKELVIQHYYGSKLSSSWMGDPVFSKLASITLDDCRKCEILPPLGQLPSLKHLLIRYFPSIKRVGREFCGGDGGGGGDSKAFPALETLEFDGMYEWEEWCGVEAGDFPCLRRLLFCGCMKLKSFPDAVSRHGIP